A window of the Oceanithermus desulfurans genome harbors these coding sequences:
- a CDS encoding ABC transporter permease gives MTLAWAEVGEIAARSLGVAGAATLLAALFGLPLGVWLGSRPRRGRMGAQVVLYAGMGLPPVVVGLLFYFLLSRSGPLGGLGLLFTPLAMVLAEAVLAFPMIAGFTLAAVRVRAEGVRRLVRGLGGSERQVLATLLWESRRPIVAALAAGFGAAISEVGAATIVGGDIRFHTRVLTTAVVLETRKGELESALALGAVLLGVTLIVTAILVVWGERR, from the coding sequence GTGACCCTCGCCTGGGCCGAGGTCGGGGAGATCGCCGCCCGCAGCCTGGGGGTGGCGGGCGCCGCCACGCTGCTCGCCGCACTCTTCGGCCTTCCCCTGGGGGTGTGGCTGGGGTCGCGGCCGCGGCGCGGGCGCATGGGGGCCCAGGTCGTCCTCTACGCGGGGATGGGGCTGCCGCCGGTGGTGGTGGGGCTGCTCTTCTACTTCCTGCTCTCCCGCAGCGGCCCCCTGGGCGGGCTGGGGCTGCTCTTCACCCCGCTGGCCATGGTGCTGGCCGAGGCGGTGCTGGCCTTCCCCATGATCGCCGGCTTCACCCTGGCGGCGGTGCGGGTGCGCGCCGAGGGGGTGCGGCGGCTGGTGCGGGGCCTCGGCGGCAGCGAGCGGCAGGTGCTCGCCACTCTGCTCTGGGAGAGCCGCCGGCCCATCGTGGCCGCGCTCGCCGCCGGCTTCGGCGCGGCGATCAGCGAGGTGGGGGCGGCCACGATCGTCGGCGGGGACATCCGCTTTCACACCCGGGTGCTCACCACCGCGGTCGTGCTGGAGACGCGCAAGGGCGAACTGGAGAGTGCGCTGGCGCTGGGGGCGGTGCTGCTGGGGGTGACCCTGATCGTTACCGCGATCTTGGTCGTCTGGGGGGAGCGGCGGTGA